The bacterium genomic sequence ATCGGAGGAGGTCTCTTTAGATGCTTTAAAAGTAGCGCATACCCATATCGTAAAGATTGCCGAAGTAATTGAAGAACTAATAGCTAAGTGCGGCAAAACTAAGCGTACAATTGAGATCATGAATATACCACAGGAATTGGAGAATGCTATAAAAGAATTAGCTGTGGACAAGATATTACAGGCAAACAAGACGACTGATAGATCCAAGCGTAGGGATTTTTTAGATAATTTGTTGACTGAGATTAAGGACGAGCTTTCAGAGAAATACCTTGAACAGGAGAACGCAATATCTTATGTTTTCGATAAGATAGAGAAAGAGGAAGTAAGAAGAAAAATTTTGGATGATGGGAAAAGAGTGGATGGCAGGTCGCTTGAAGAGATTAGACCTATTACTTGTGAGATTGGTGTTTTGCCAAGAACGCACGGCTCAGCGGTTTTTACAAGAGGGGAGACACAGAGTCTGTCAGTAACAACACTGGGCACATCTGAGGATGGACAGATTATGGATGGGTTAAAAGAAGAATCTGAAAAAACATTTATGCTGCATTATAACTTCCCGCCATTTAGTGTTGGAGAAGCAAAGCCTAATAGGGGGCCAGGCAGGCGGGAAATAGGCCATGGCGCGCTTGCTGAACGTGCCATAAAGCCAATAATGCCTTCTTCTGAGAAATTTCCCTACACAGTAAGAATAGTATCGGATATTCTGGAATCAAATGGTTCTTCTTCAATGGCAACAGTATGCGGAGGAGTGCTTTCCCTTATGGATGCTGGGGTACCAATAAAAGAATCTGTAGCAGGAGTTGCAATGGGCTTAATAAAGGAAGAAGACAGGTTTGTTGTACTCACGGATATCAGCGGGCTGGAGGATCATATTGGAGATATGGATTTTAAAGTTACTGGTACCAGAGATGGAATAACAGCTTTTCAGATGGATATAAAAATGGAAGGTATTACTCATGAGATTATGAAAAAAGCTCTGAGTCAAGCAAAAGAAGCTCGTTTAAAAATTCTTGATAAAATGGAATCTGTGATTCCTGAACCGCGTAAAGAAATATCTCTATATGCACCAAGGATTTTTACAATGCAGGTTAATACTGAGAAAATCGGGAAAGTCATTGGACCTGGTGGAAAAACAATAAAAAAGATTGTTCAGGATACAGGTGTTAAGATTGATATTGACGATCAAGGCAAGGTATCTATTGCCTCCACTGATAAGGAGCAGCTTGACAAAGCTATTGATATTGTTAAGAAACTTGTAGAAGACGTGGAAGTGGGAAAAACATACGATAGCGTAGTAAAGAAAGTTACAAATTTTGGCGCATTTGCAGAAGTACTTCCAGGGCAGGAAGGACTTATTCATGTATCTCAATTATCTAATGCATATATAAAAAACGTCGATGATGTGGTTAAGGTTGGAGACAAGCTAACTGTCAAAGTAATGGAAATAGATTCCCAGGGCAGAATCAACCTAAGCCGCAAGGCAGTAATGGATGAAGAAAAACAAGATAATTAGGGGCTAGTTTTGGAAGAAATAAAAGTAGAGATAACACGTATTCCTGGGGCAGAGGATATGCCGCTTCCTAAATATATGACTGAGCGTGCAAGCGGCATGGATCTCTCAGCCGCTGTTAAGGAAGATATGGTTTTAAAACCGGGAGAAATTAAATTAGTTCCTACAGGTGTTCAAATAGGCATTCCACCCGGATATGAGGGACAGGTCAGGCCAAGAAGCGGTCTTGCTCTTAAACATGGGATAAGTATTGTTAACAGCCCTGGTACGATTGATGCAGACTACAGGGGCGAAGTAGGTGTTATACTGGTGAATCTTGGGGAAAAGGATTTTTTAATTCGCAGGGGAGATCGGATAGCACAGCTCGTAATTAATAAGGTCGATAGAGCTGATTTAGTGTATGTTGATAAATTAACCAAAACCTCTAGGAATACTGGAGGTTTTGGACATACAGGATTATAAACTTGTTTGGCTTTTTAAAAGAAAAACAGAGAAACGACTTAATCGGAGTCCTGCTTCTTGCATTTAGCGTCCTTGTATTTCTTAGCTTAAAATCCTATGATTCAGCTGATATCGCATTTAATATATCAGCCCCTAATAGTCCAGCGCATAATTATATTGGTATAACTGGGGCATATATTGGGTTTGGGCTTTTTCTCGCTCTGGGATTTGCAGCCTATTTTATCCCTCTTATAAGTTTTATTTCAAGTATCAATAAATTCAGACAGAAACCGTCACAGAATCTATATGTAAAAATACTGGGAATAGTTTTGCTTCTATGTGGAGGAGCATCTTTATTTGCACTGATCAATGTGCCGTCATTAAAAATTTTCCTTTTGACAAACAGGTTTAAGGCAGGCGGCATATTAGGGGTTTTTTTGGCAGAACAGCTGAAAATGTATCTGCAGCAAACAGGAGCTTATATTGTAACAGTAACAGTGTTTATTTCAGGTTTTCTTTTATGTACAGAGTTTTCTCTCTCTGTTTTTAGTTCATTTATTGTTCGCAAATTCTCAAAAAAGGACTTAATTATTAATAGAAATGTTATAAGAAAAATTAGAACTACAGGACTAAAACAAGTTCAAACAGAAAATGTTTCAGAAAAGCAGCCTGCATCTAAAGAAACTGTTACTTCATTTCATCCTGATGTATTTCAGTTACCGCCATTAACACTATTAGAATTACCTTCAGAGTCTGAGATGGCGAGCGATGATGCAGGCATGTTAGATTCAAACTCTGAAATACTGGAACATACACTTCATGATTTTGGCATAGAGGCAAAGGTTACTCAGATCAATCAAGGTCCTGTTATTACGAGTTATGAACTGCAGCCTGCGCCCGGCGTAAAGGTGCATAATATTGTTTCCCTTGCAAATGACATAGCCTTGAATCTCAAAGCACAAAGCGTGCGTATTGTTGCACCAATTCCTGGAAAGGACGTTGTAGGGATTGAAATTCCGAATAAGAAAAGACAGCCTGTGTATCTGAGAGAAGTACTGGAATCAAAAGCTTTTAGGGATATTAAGTCAAAACTTGCACTAGCTTTTGGAAAGGATATTCAGGGAGAATGCCTGGTTGCAGACATTGAGGATATGCCTCATATTTTAATTGCAGGAACTACTGGGTCAGGCAAATCCGTATGTATTAATAGTCTTATAATGAGCATGTTATATAATGCATATCCAACTGAAGTTCAATTTCTGATGATAGATCCCAAAATGGTGGAATTAGCTGTTTTTTCAGATATCCCTCATCTTATAACTCCAATAGTAACTGATGCAAAGAAAGCAGCTAATGCTTTGAAATGGATCGTGGGAGAGATGGAGGATAGATATCAGAAGCTTGCAAAAGCAGGTGTACGCAATATTACAGGATATAACAAGATAGTTTCTGAATCAAACGGATCCCAGGAACATATGGAAAACATCCCGTATATTGTTGTAATTATTGACGAATTAGCAGATTTAATGAGTGTGGCGCGTAGAGATGTTGAAGAGTCAATTACAAGACTGGCGCAACTCTCAAGAGCTGCTGGAATTCATATTATTCTGGCTACTCAAAGACCTTCTGTTGATGTAATAACAGGTGTTATTAAAGCTAATTTTCCATGTAGACTCTCGTTTCAGGTTTCTTCTAAGGTGGATTCCAGAACTGTTCTTGATATGAATGGAGCAGAGGTTCTCCTTGGCAAAGGAGATATGTTATTTCTGCCTGCCGGCTTACCAAAGCCTGTGAGGGCGCAGGCGTGCTTTGTATCTGATAAGGAAATATCAAGGACGGTTAACTTCTTAAAGAAGCAGGCGAGTCCTTCATACAGGAAGGAGATTCTGGAAGAACCTCGGGTTGAAAATGGACAAGAGGAATTATTTGAAAAAGACGAACTGTTTGAAGACGCAGTCAAAGTAGTTTTAGATACACGTCAGGCTTCCTCGTCTGTCTTGCAGCGCCGTCTCAGGATCGGATACGCAAGAGCGGCGAGACTTATTGATATGATGGAAGCTGAAGACATTGTAGGTCCCCTCAAAGGCAGTAAAGGCAGAGAAATCCTCATAGACTCATTTTAATCTCGTTGTTCTCTCAACCAACAAACACTCTTAAGATATTCTTTTAGATAGGGCAGGTTAAAAACTTTCTTTTCTTGTAATTCTTTGCGTATTGTTTTCTCTGTAGATTGATAGATTTTCTTCTTTTCTTTTTTTGTTTTTCCTTTTAATGATCCTTCAATATTTGCTCTTACTTCGATTTTAAGAGGAGGGATTATTGCTCCCAGCACTTCAAACAGATTATCTAACTCATCTTGTAATTGTGGACCAAATATATGCTTAGGTAAAGCTGTTCGGAATTGTTCAACATATTCTACTTTTTCTCTATTCCATACCCTGTCTCCAAAAAGAGCCAATGTGGAAGGGATAACCCTTTCATAGAACTCATAACCTCTGTCATCTCCCCATGCACACATCTCTCCTCCAAGTACAGAGTTCCTGAACTTTACAGGCACAGGAGGCCGTTTTCCGGGATGCCAGCTCAGGAGTCTTTCTTCCTTAACATATTTTCTTATGTAGGTCTCAGGATAAAACGAGTTAACAACTTTAAATCCATCCTTCAGAAATTTTGATAAACTGCAGCCTTTTCTTGGTCCGCGATTTTTTTTTGCAATACGCCAGAAATGTATCAGGGTATCTTTTGGTATATTATGTGGCTTTCCAATGTCAATTGTATCATTCCACATCATAGTTTGCTTACCATATTTTTTTAGAATTTTTTTGGTTCTGTTGACAAAATAATAAAATAATTCTCTGAAGCGGGTAAGCTTTTCTTTTTTCATTCTGTCTTTACATACGTAGCATTTTTGCCATGAAGTAGTTTCCCCTGGTATATCTTTCATCTCAATTTCATCCGTTCCAATATGGAAATATTTTGACGGAAACAAATGGGCTATTTCGCCAAACAGTTTATCTATAAATTCATATGTTTTTTCAGCTCCGGCACATACTACCCATTCGCTTACCTTTCCTTCCTTTACATTACATCGCAGCTCAGGAATCTGCTCCAGTATATGTGTTGCATGTCCGGGAAGATCTATCTCCGGAATAATTTCTATCTTATGTTTCCCAGCATACAAGGTAAGTTCCTTAATGTCTTTCCTGGAATAAGCGCCTCGTTCTCTATCTTTATGTGTATCTTTATTCAAGGATGGATATTTTTTGCTCTCTATTGTGAAAGACTGCGAATCAGAAAAATGTATGTGAAGAATGTTTAATTTATTATGAGCCATAATATCTATATATCGTTTT encodes the following:
- the pnp gene encoding polyribonucleotide nucleotidyltransferase; the protein is MNEKVEIKVGERDLIIETGKLAKQADGAVTVRCGDTVILATVVCSKTTREGMDYFPLSVDYREKTYAAGKIPGGFFKREGRPTEKEILTSRLIDRPIRPLFPDMFRNELQIMVAVLSADEFTDPDILAIVGASAALGISDIPFFKPVGAVRVSRINDEFIINPSYEQIEQSELSFVVAGTKDAITMVEGDGKGVSEEVSLDALKVAHTHIVKIAEVIEELIAKCGKTKRTIEIMNIPQELENAIKELAVDKILQANKTTDRSKRRDFLDNLLTEIKDELSEKYLEQENAISYVFDKIEKEEVRRKILDDGKRVDGRSLEEIRPITCEIGVLPRTHGSAVFTRGETQSLSVTTLGTSEDGQIMDGLKEESEKTFMLHYNFPPFSVGEAKPNRGPGRREIGHGALAERAIKPIMPSSEKFPYTVRIVSDILESNGSSSMATVCGGVLSLMDAGVPIKESVAGVAMGLIKEEDRFVVLTDISGLEDHIGDMDFKVTGTRDGITAFQMDIKMEGITHEIMKKALSQAKEARLKILDKMESVIPEPRKEISLYAPRIFTMQVNTEKIGKVIGPGGKTIKKIVQDTGVKIDIDDQGKVSIASTDKEQLDKAIDIVKKLVEDVEVGKTYDSVVKKVTNFGAFAEVLPGQEGLIHVSQLSNAYIKNVDDVVKVGDKLTVKVMEIDSQGRINLSRKAVMDEEKQDN
- the dut gene encoding dUTP diphosphatase; the encoded protein is MEEIKVEITRIPGAEDMPLPKYMTERASGMDLSAAVKEDMVLKPGEIKLVPTGVQIGIPPGYEGQVRPRSGLALKHGISIVNSPGTIDADYRGEVGVILVNLGEKDFLIRRGDRIAQLVINKVDRADLVYVDKLTKTSRNTGGFGHTGL
- a CDS encoding family 20 glycosylhydrolase, with the translated sequence MTIIPRPKHIKILPGKFCLQKDTEIFVEKKYIQETFFLQEKLKKITGFNLKIISKVQDNSKKNIIFLKIQKPLPQVLKKEEGYIIKATQNLVSLIAGTDKGLFYACQSLIDLIEKENNKWIIPECEIRDWPDFPWRGFMIDSARQFIPVEIIKRYIDIMAHNKLNILHIHFSDSQSFTIESKKYPSLNKDTHKDRERGAYSRKDIKELTLYAGKHKIEIIPEIDLPGHATHILEQIPELRCNVKEGKVSEWVVCAGAEKTYEFIDKLFGEIAHLFPSKYFHIGTDEIEMKDIPGETTSWQKCYVCKDRMKKEKLTRFRELFYYFVNRTKKILKKYGKQTMMWNDTIDIGKPHNIPKDTLIHFWRIAKKNRGPRKGCSLSKFLKDGFKVVNSFYPETYIRKYVKEERLLSWHPGKRPPVPVKFRNSVLGGEMCAWGDDRGYEFYERVIPSTLALFGDRVWNREKVEYVEQFRTALPKHIFGPQLQDELDNLFEVLGAIIPPLKIEVRANIEGSLKGKTKKEKKKIYQSTEKTIRKELQEKKVFNLPYLKEYLKSVCWLREQRD